A stretch of the Glycine soja cultivar W05 chromosome 13, ASM419377v2, whole genome shotgun sequence genome encodes the following:
- the LOC114381146 gene encoding classical arabinogalactan protein 1-like, producing MMASSTVLFTLVAALFVTSVVAQSPASSPALSPKRTPVLATPQKSPSPAISPSAVSPSSSPPAPTVNAPSPSPTSVDSPPSPPLSPSDSPAGVPSVTPSAISSPPSEAPAPSQNGAALNRFTVAGSAAVVVFAAALLM from the coding sequence ATGATGGCTAGCTCCACCGTCTTGTTTACACTAGTCGCCGCATTGTTCGTAACCTCCGTCGTGGCTCAGTCCCCGGCGTCCTCCCCAGCCCTGTCTCCAAAGCGCACCCCCGTGCTGGCCACGCCGCAGAAGTCTCCTTCGCCGGCGATTTCTCCTTCCGCCGTGTCACCGTCATCCTCTCCTCCTGCTCCGACGGTGAACGCTCCGTCTCCTTCGCCTACCTCCGTCGACTCTCCGCCATCTCCTCCGTTGTCTCCCTCCGATTCGCCGGCCGGTGTTCCCTCCGTCACTCCCTCAGCAATCTCCTCTCCGCCGTCTGAAGCACCAGCTCCCTCTCAAAACGGCGCCGCTTTGAACAGATTCACTGTCGCTGGATCTGCTGCTGTTGTCGTTTTCGCTGCTGCTTTGCTTATGTAG
- the LOC114382299 gene encoding bifunctional riboflavin biosynthesis protein RIBA 1, chloroplastic-like isoform X1, with protein MLNKKQQPILIVVHSYSNGVCKHFKLYNGLHKFSFNGHGSDFAVVRHNSKVPNAAGRIRATLTSGGGGDLGSYLKSSGFVTNHFRTGAQLDVIAFGTLRADTAVPAGSGFSDDEDDHDFDSPTEGFASIPEAIEDIRNGKMVVVVDDEDRENEGDLIMAAQLATPEAMAFIVKHGTGIVCISMKEEDLERLDLPLMVNSQYNDEKLRTAFTVTVDAKHGTTTGVSAHDRATTVLALASKDSQPSDFNRPGHIFPLKYREGGVLKRAGHTEASVDLAILAGLNPVAVLCEIVDDDGSMARLPKLRQFAERENLKIVSIADLIRYRRKRDKLVERAGDALIPTMWGPFVANCYRSLLDGIEHIAMVKGDIGDGHDVLVRVHSECLTGDIFGSARCDCGNQLALAMQQIEAAGRGVLVYLRGHEGRGIGLGHKLRAYNLQDDGRDTVEANEELGLPVDSREYGIGAQILRDLGVRSMKLMTNNPAKYVGLKGYGLTISGRIPLVSLITKENKRYLETKRVKMGHVYGSEFNSKLNHQDTGNGKANSDDDSNAAAGL; from the exons ATGCTAAATAAGAAGCAGCAACCTATATTGATTGTGGTTCATTCTTACAGTAACGG GGTATGTAAACATTTCAAATTGTACAATGGGTTGCATAAGTTCTCATTCAATGGACATGGGTCGGATTTTGCCGTTGTCCGACACAACTCTAAAGTCCCCAATGCTGCTGGTAGAATTAGAGCTACATTGACCTCTGGAGGAGGAGGAGACCTAGGATCTTATCTGAAGAGCTCTGGTTTTGTGACCAATCATTTCAGAACTGGGGCACAGCTTGATGTCATAGCATTTGGAACACTGAGAGCAGACACAGCAGTGCCAGCAGGCAGTGGTTTttctgatgatgaagatgacCATGATTTCGATAGTCCAACGGAAGGTTTTGCTTCCATACCGGAGGCCATTGAAGACATTAGGAATGGAAAG ATGGTAGTGGTTGTAGATGATGAGGACAGGGAAAATGAAGGAGACTTGATAATGGCGGCGCAGTTGGCAACACCTGAGGCTATGGCTTTTATTGTGAAGCATGGAACTGGGATAGTTTGTATAAGCATGAAGGAGGAAGATTTAGAGAGATTGGATCTTCCTTTGATGGTGAACAGTCAGTATAATGATGAGAAACTTCGCACAGCGTTCACTGTGACAGTG GATGCTAAACATGGTACTACCACAGGGGTGTCAGCTCATGATAGGGCAACAACAGTCTTGGCCCTTGCATCCAAAGATTCACAACCAAGTGACTTCAACCGCCCAGGCCATATTTTCCCACTAAAATACAGGGAGGGTGGTGTGCTGAAGAGAGCTGGACATACAGAAGCTTCAGTTGATCTTGCCATACTTGCTGGTTTGAATCCTGTGGCAGTTCTGTGTGAGATTGTCGATGATGATGGTTCCATGGCTAGATTACCTAAGCTTCGCCAGTTTGCAGAgcgagaaaatttaaaaattgtatcTATTGCTGACTTAATAAG GTACAGAAGGAAGAGAGATAAACTAGTAGAGCGTGCTGGTGATGCACTAATACCAACAATGTGGGGGCCATTTGTAGCTAACTGCTATAGGTCACTTTTAGATGGGATTGAGCACATTGCAATGGTTAAG GGTGACATTGGGGATGGACATGATGTTCTTGTAAGGGTACACTCAGAGTGTCTCACTGGAGACATATTTGGCTCTGCCAGATGTGACTGTGGAAATCAGCTTGCTCTTGCAATGCAACAGATTGAGGCTGCTGGTCGAGGTGTATTGGTATATCTTCGTGGACATGAAGGAAGGGGCATTGGCTTGGGCCACAAGCTACGTGCCTATAACCTACAGGATGATGGACGGGACACCGTAGAAGCCAATGAGGAGTTGGGATTGCCTGTTGACTCAAGGGAATATGGAATCGGTGCACAG ATTTTGAGGGACTTGGGTGTTCGATCTATGAAGCTAATGACAAACAATCCAGCAAAATATGTTGGGCTCAAAGGTTATGGCTTGACAATTTCTGGTAGGATCCCATTGGTATCTCTTATCACAAAAGAGAACAAGCGATACTTAGAGACCAAACGTGTGAAAATGGGTCACGTATATGGCTCGGAATTTAACAGCAAATTGAACCATCAAGACACTGGCAATGGTAAAGCCAACAGTGATGATGATTCTAATGCTGCTGCTGGCTTATAA
- the LOC114382299 gene encoding bifunctional riboflavin biosynthesis protein RIBA 1, chloroplastic-like isoform X2, which translates to MASSLSLSTPPLCHPRVCKHFKLYNGLHKFSFNGHGSDFAVVRHNSKVPNAAGRIRATLTSGGGGDLGSYLKSSGFVTNHFRTGAQLDVIAFGTLRADTAVPAGSGFSDDEDDHDFDSPTEGFASIPEAIEDIRNGKMVVVVDDEDRENEGDLIMAAQLATPEAMAFIVKHGTGIVCISMKEEDLERLDLPLMVNSQYNDEKLRTAFTVTVDAKHGTTTGVSAHDRATTVLALASKDSQPSDFNRPGHIFPLKYREGGVLKRAGHTEASVDLAILAGLNPVAVLCEIVDDDGSMARLPKLRQFAERENLKIVSIADLIRYRRKRDKLVERAGDALIPTMWGPFVANCYRSLLDGIEHIAMVKGDIGDGHDVLVRVHSECLTGDIFGSARCDCGNQLALAMQQIEAAGRGVLVYLRGHEGRGIGLGHKLRAYNLQDDGRDTVEANEELGLPVDSREYGIGAQILRDLGVRSMKLMTNNPAKYVGLKGYGLTISGRIPLVSLITKENKRYLETKRVKMGHVYGSEFNSKLNHQDTGNGKANSDDDSNAAAGL; encoded by the exons ATGGCTTCTTCTCTCAGTCTCTCCACTCCCCCTCTCTGTCACCCTAG GGTATGTAAACATTTCAAATTGTACAATGGGTTGCATAAGTTCTCATTCAATGGACATGGGTCGGATTTTGCCGTTGTCCGACACAACTCTAAAGTCCCCAATGCTGCTGGTAGAATTAGAGCTACATTGACCTCTGGAGGAGGAGGAGACCTAGGATCTTATCTGAAGAGCTCTGGTTTTGTGACCAATCATTTCAGAACTGGGGCACAGCTTGATGTCATAGCATTTGGAACACTGAGAGCAGACACAGCAGTGCCAGCAGGCAGTGGTTTttctgatgatgaagatgacCATGATTTCGATAGTCCAACGGAAGGTTTTGCTTCCATACCGGAGGCCATTGAAGACATTAGGAATGGAAAG ATGGTAGTGGTTGTAGATGATGAGGACAGGGAAAATGAAGGAGACTTGATAATGGCGGCGCAGTTGGCAACACCTGAGGCTATGGCTTTTATTGTGAAGCATGGAACTGGGATAGTTTGTATAAGCATGAAGGAGGAAGATTTAGAGAGATTGGATCTTCCTTTGATGGTGAACAGTCAGTATAATGATGAGAAACTTCGCACAGCGTTCACTGTGACAGTG GATGCTAAACATGGTACTACCACAGGGGTGTCAGCTCATGATAGGGCAACAACAGTCTTGGCCCTTGCATCCAAAGATTCACAACCAAGTGACTTCAACCGCCCAGGCCATATTTTCCCACTAAAATACAGGGAGGGTGGTGTGCTGAAGAGAGCTGGACATACAGAAGCTTCAGTTGATCTTGCCATACTTGCTGGTTTGAATCCTGTGGCAGTTCTGTGTGAGATTGTCGATGATGATGGTTCCATGGCTAGATTACCTAAGCTTCGCCAGTTTGCAGAgcgagaaaatttaaaaattgtatcTATTGCTGACTTAATAAG GTACAGAAGGAAGAGAGATAAACTAGTAGAGCGTGCTGGTGATGCACTAATACCAACAATGTGGGGGCCATTTGTAGCTAACTGCTATAGGTCACTTTTAGATGGGATTGAGCACATTGCAATGGTTAAG GGTGACATTGGGGATGGACATGATGTTCTTGTAAGGGTACACTCAGAGTGTCTCACTGGAGACATATTTGGCTCTGCCAGATGTGACTGTGGAAATCAGCTTGCTCTTGCAATGCAACAGATTGAGGCTGCTGGTCGAGGTGTATTGGTATATCTTCGTGGACATGAAGGAAGGGGCATTGGCTTGGGCCACAAGCTACGTGCCTATAACCTACAGGATGATGGACGGGACACCGTAGAAGCCAATGAGGAGTTGGGATTGCCTGTTGACTCAAGGGAATATGGAATCGGTGCACAG ATTTTGAGGGACTTGGGTGTTCGATCTATGAAGCTAATGACAAACAATCCAGCAAAATATGTTGGGCTCAAAGGTTATGGCTTGACAATTTCTGGTAGGATCCCATTGGTATCTCTTATCACAAAAGAGAACAAGCGATACTTAGAGACCAAACGTGTGAAAATGGGTCACGTATATGGCTCGGAATTTAACAGCAAATTGAACCATCAAGACACTGGCAATGGTAAAGCCAACAGTGATGATGATTCTAATGCTGCTGCTGGCTTATAA